Proteins from one Carcharodon carcharias isolate sCarCar2 chromosome 19, sCarCar2.pri, whole genome shotgun sequence genomic window:
- the ppt1 gene encoding palmitoyl-protein thioesterase 1 isoform X2, which yields MASQGGEWTLLLFCFSFVWETVPWKINRNATEPTPVVIWHGMGDSCCNPLSMGFIKKLVEQEIPGIYVLSLEIGNTIAEDMENSFFMNVNDQVNLVCNILSKDKKLVNGYNAMGFSQGGQFLRAVAQRCPSPAMVNLITFGGQHQGVYGLPHCPGVSSHICNWIRKMLNLGAYSSPIQEHLVQAEYWHDPLNEDLYRNKSIFLADINQERWFGFYKAGQAKDTYDLQESVLYQEDRLGLKAMDKARKLEFLTTNGDHLQFSKEWFINNIVPYLK from the exons ATGGCTTCGCAGGGAGGAGAATGGACTTTGTTGCTCTTCTGTTTCTCCTTCGTCTGGGAAACCGTGCCATGGAAGATAAACCGGAATGCTACGGAGCCAACACCGGTAGTCATTTGGCACGGCATGG GTGATAGCTGCTGTAATCCTCTTAGCATGGGATTTATCAAGAAACTAGTAGAACAAGAAATCCCAGGAATTTATGTTCTATCCTTGGAAATTGGAAATACTATTGCGGAG GATATGGAGAACAGTTTCTTCATGAATGTAAACGACCAAGTTAATCTGGTGTGTAATATATTATCCAAGGACAAGAAGCTAGTGAATGGATACAATGCGATGGGTTTCTCTCAAGGTGGTCAATTTCT GAGGGCAGTGGCACAGAGATGCCCTTCTCCTGCCATGGTAAATCTAATCACATTTGGAGGCCAACATCAAG GAGTATATGGTTTACCTCACTGTCCTGGAGTGAGTTCCCATATCTGTAACTGGATAAGAAAAATGCTGAACTTGGGTGCATATAGTAGTCCAATTCAAGAGCA CTTGGTGCAGGCAGAGTACTGGCATGATCCCTTGAATGAAGACCTATATAGGAACAAAAGTATTTTCTTGGCAGACATTAATCAAGAAAGG TGGTTTGGTTTCTACAAAGCTGGCCAGGCCAAGGACACCTACGACTTGCAGGAGAGTGTTCTTTATCAAGAG GATCGATTGGGATTGAAGGCAATGGACAAAGCGAGAAAACTGGAATTTCTAACTACAAATGGGGACCACCTTCAGTTTTCAAAGGAATGGTTCATCAACAATATAGTTCCTTACCTGAAGTGA
- the ppt1 gene encoding palmitoyl-protein thioesterase 1 isoform X1, with amino-acid sequence MASQGGEWTLLLFCFSFVWETVPWKINRNATEPTPVVIWHGMGDSCCNPLSMGFIKKLVEQEIPGIYVLSLEIGNTIAEDMENSFFMNVNDQVNLVCNILSKDKKLVNGYNAMGFSQGGQFLRAVAQRCPSPAMVNLITFGGQHQGVYGLPHCPGVSSHICNWIRKMLNLGAYSSPIQEHLVQAEYWHDPLNEDLYRNKSIFLADINQERGVNESYKNNLMKLKKFVMVKFSNDTMVDPVASEWFGFYKAGQAKDTYDLQESVLYQEDRLGLKAMDKARKLEFLTTNGDHLQFSKEWFINNIVPYLK; translated from the exons ATGGCTTCGCAGGGAGGAGAATGGACTTTGTTGCTCTTCTGTTTCTCCTTCGTCTGGGAAACCGTGCCATGGAAGATAAACCGGAATGCTACGGAGCCAACACCGGTAGTCATTTGGCACGGCATGG GTGATAGCTGCTGTAATCCTCTTAGCATGGGATTTATCAAGAAACTAGTAGAACAAGAAATCCCAGGAATTTATGTTCTATCCTTGGAAATTGGAAATACTATTGCGGAG GATATGGAGAACAGTTTCTTCATGAATGTAAACGACCAAGTTAATCTGGTGTGTAATATATTATCCAAGGACAAGAAGCTAGTGAATGGATACAATGCGATGGGTTTCTCTCAAGGTGGTCAATTTCT GAGGGCAGTGGCACAGAGATGCCCTTCTCCTGCCATGGTAAATCTAATCACATTTGGAGGCCAACATCAAG GAGTATATGGTTTACCTCACTGTCCTGGAGTGAGTTCCCATATCTGTAACTGGATAAGAAAAATGCTGAACTTGGGTGCATATAGTAGTCCAATTCAAGAGCA CTTGGTGCAGGCAGAGTACTGGCATGATCCCTTGAATGAAGACCTATATAGGAACAAAAGTATTTTCTTGGCAGACATTAATCAAGAAAGG GGCGTTAACGAAAGTTATAAGAATAATCTGATGAAATTAAAAAAGTTTGTAATGGTGAAATTCTCAAATGATACCATGGTTGACCCAGTGGCTTCAGAG TGGTTTGGTTTCTACAAAGCTGGCCAGGCCAAGGACACCTACGACTTGCAGGAGAGTGTTCTTTATCAAGAG GATCGATTGGGATTGAAGGCAATGGACAAAGCGAGAAAACTGGAATTTCTAACTACAAATGGGGACCACCTTCAGTTTTCAAAGGAATGGTTCATCAACAATATAGTTCCTTACCTGAAGTGA